In the genome of Bradyrhizobium sp. CB3481, the window TCTGGGCGGTTTCCTTGTCGTGTGGCTTTACGGCAAGGGACCGGCAGTGCGTCATGCGTGGCCGCTGGTACTGATCCTCGGCACCATTCTCGGCGTCGGGCAGCTTTTGACGGCCCTCTTTAGTCCCGAGCTTTCGACCTTCCTGGCCGGAGCCGTCGCGCTTCTCGCGCTTTATCCATTATCGCGCTGGAAGAAATACGGCGAGCCGATACCGATCGAGGAGATTCCAGAACGGCCGGGCATGATGGAAACACGGGGGAGCGAACAAAAAGAGGAGGCGCCGGTGATGAGCCTCTCGATGTCGTTCCTGCCTTATATTGTGCTGACGGCCGTGACCCTTGGCGTCCTCCTGATTCCGGCGATCAACGAATTGATGCGGCAGATTCAGGTCGGGCTGCCGTTTCCGGCCGTTGAGACCGGCTTTGGCGTCCAGAATGCCGCGGTCGAGCGCTATGCGCCCATTACGGTCTTTACGCATCCCGGCATGATGTTGCTGATCACCGCCGTGATCGTCTGGATTGTGTATAGCGCCGGCGGTTACTATCGCGCCTGGGCAACGCGCCACCAGCCGGAGAGCATCTGGGCCGCACTACTCGTCGATGCCGTGCCTGCTTCGGTGCCGGTGATCGCGTTCCTGGTGACGAGCCGTATCCTGGATCATAGCGGCCAGGTGTTGACTCTCGCCTACGGCATTGCCGCGGCGTCGCCGCCGCTGGTGTACGCCGGCATCGCCAGTGTTATCGGCGCGCTCGGCGCCTTCATGACATCCAGCAGCACCGCTTCCTGCGTGCTGTTCGGTGCTGTGCAGAGCAGCGTCGCTCAGC includes:
- a CDS encoding L-lactate permease translates to MQTTQVPVDLLHWVLAVLPIIALLVFLVPLRWRAPEAGPMAMFTAAIVAVLAFRTPWETLAVASAKGVWDAVFILYVIWPALLLYQITKQAGAYDALRKGIARFSRNDLFIILALSWVFASFLQGIAGFGAPVAVVVPLLITVGVKPIHAVAMGVLAHAWARFFGTLGVGWLALVRVSNLEDVVRAAYESALLILIPTYLGGFLVVWLYGKGPAVRHAWPLVLILGTILGVGQLLTALFSPELSTFLAGAVALLALYPLSRWKKYGEPIPIEEIPERPGMMETRGSEQKEEAPVMSLSMSFLPYIVLTAVTLGVLLIPAINELMRQIQVGLPFPAVETGFGVQNAAVERYAPITVFTHPGMMLLITAVIVWIVYSAGGYYRAWATRHQPESIWAALLVDAVPASVPVIAFLVTSRILDHSGQVLTLAYGIAAASPPLVYAGIASVIGALGAFMTSSSTASCVLFGAVQSSVAQLHGMSKETIIAAQAAGSAYGNAIAPANIVLGTSIAGVKGQEGAVLRITMPWTVLVAVLTGAATIALVVWAR